The Malus domestica chromosome 06, GDT2T_hap1 genome has a segment encoding these proteins:
- the LOC139197151 gene encoding uncharacterized protein codes for MQQLTWFKDARRTFGEPTSVAARTNMSPTEWWIMYGTDAPTVRKLAIKVLSQTASSSACERNWSTFALIHTKQRNKLAHSSLEKLVYCYYNMKLQIRDNEAEIDHVDRGDPLDVFDIVGEDDDTEGNQLFQWIRPLHLDDDEGNPAPKVAEEARNEGINVERVLEEEVRSSSTDSLEELLRPRPRNTGIPPSSNPTQPQHRADTNDSSSTRSGDSPTTGGGNDEGHSGAGGSGGGYGNYYGPPPPGYMSPFTGEANFMHATQDDGHGSRRAGPGIGAIGKDYTRRERGKGILSSQEDDSLSRTSDSVGLGSSNYGYTHNQPFPYPSYPIPMLGWNRATHGNNPRLNLQMIFLMDNLNQSRIHMGGMLTITCKTILGIYHLITTLHNTLILHVEMMKIVKILNLIETLCGTKV; via the exons atgcagcag ctaacatggtttaaagatgcaagaagaacttttggagaaccaacatcagttgctgctcgaacaaatatgtctccta ctgaatggtggatcatgtatgggaccgatgcaccaactgtgagaaagttagcaatcaaagtattatcacaaacagcttcctcatctgcttgtgaaagaaattggagcacatttgcactcatacacacaaagcaaagaaataagttggctcatagtagcttggaaaaattagtttattgctactacaacatgaagcttcaaattcgagataatgaagcagaaatagatcatgtcgaccgtggggacccactagatgtgtttgatattgttggtgaagatgatgatacagagggtaaccaactttttcaatggattagacctcttcatttagatgatgatgaaggcaacccagctcccaaagttgctgaagaagcacgtaatgaagggataaatgtagaaagagtattagaggaggaggtgagATCTAGCAGCactgactctttggaagaacttttgcgcccaagaccaagaaacactggaattccaccttcttccaatcctacacaaccacaacatcgtgctgatactaatgatagctctagtacaagatcaggagactcacctaccaccggaggtgggaatgatgaaggacatagtggagctggaggtagtggtggtggatatggaaactattatggaccaccacctcccggatatatgagccccttcactggtgaggcaaacttcatgcatgcaacacaggatgatggccatggcagtaggcgggcaggaccaggaattggtgccatagggaaggactatactcgcagagaaagaggcaaggggattttgtcaagtcaagaagatgactcgttatctagaacttcagactctgttggattgggaagtagtaactatggttatactcataaccaaccatttccctacccttcatatcccattcccatgttgggatggaatcgagcgactcatggaaacaatcccagactcaatcttcaaatgatttttcttatggacaacctcaaccaatctcggatccatatgggtggcatgttaacaattacatgcaaaaccattttggggatttatcatttgataactactcttcacaatacactcattctacacgtagagatgatgaagatagtgaaaattttgaacctcatagaaactctatgtggtactaaagtgtaa